AAGCTCACTTTGTTTTCAATAAGTACATCAAGTTGTTGGCGTTTTTTATTTAACTGTGACGAATACATAATCAGCCTTTTTAATGATTAAATCGTTTGGACTCACAGACAATTTTTTTGGACTGCTAATCAAGTTTTTAAGCGCTTAATAGTCTAATGTCAATCAATACCGATTAAATATAAAGCAACTAGCTACATTACTCTAACAAGTTGCTGGTATTTCGGCTTAGACTTTTAGCTAACAACAAGAGAACACACATATGATTTACGCAAATCCAGGCACAGCAGACGCACTCATCACATTTAAACAGCAGTATGGTAACTATATTGGCGGCGAGTGGGTTGAACCCGTTAATGGTCAATACTTTGAGAATATTAGCCCTGTAAATGGCAAAGTGTTTTGTAAAATTCCCCGCTCTGACAAAGACGATATTAATTTGGCGCTTGATAAAGCGCATGCCGTAAAAACGCAGTGGGGCACCACCTCAGTTACCGAGCGCAGTAATATTTTATTAAAAATTGCTGATCGCATTGAACAAAATCTAGAGCTACTTGCAGTGGCCGAAACATGGGATAACGGTAAAGCCATTCGCGAAACCCTCGCCGCGGATATTCCACTTGCTGCGGACCACTTTCGTTACTTTGCCGGTTGCTTGCGTGCTCAAGATGGCAGTATTGGTGAAATAGACGAAACCACGGTGGCGTATCATTTTCATGAACCATTAGGTGTTGTAGGGCAAATTATTCCGTGGAACTTTCCAATTTTAATGGCTGCATGGAAACTAGCACCTGCACTTGCAGCTGGTAACTGTGTGGTACTTAAACCTGCTGAGCAAACACCCGCCTCAATATTAGTATTAATGGAAATTATTGGTGATTTACTACCCGGCGGCGTGCTAAACGTAGTAAATGGCTTTGGTAAAGAAGCCGGTGAAGCACTGGCAACTAATACGCGTATAGCTAAAATTGCCTTTACAGGCTCAACCCCTGTGGGTTCACATATTTTAAAATGCGCAGCTGAAAATATTATTCCTTCAACGGTAGAACTTGGGGGAAAATCACCTAATATCTTCTTTAACGATGTTATGGAAAAAGACGACTCATACCTAGATAAAGCAATTGAGGGCGCTATTCTTGCCTACTTTAACCAAGGTGAAGTATGTACTTGTCCATCACGCTTGTTCATTCAAGAAGATATTTATGAGCAATTTATAGAACGCATTTTAAAACGTACCAAGCAAATTAAACGCGGTAACCCGCTAGACAGCGAAACCATGGTAGGTGCGCAAGCCTCTAAAGCACAGTTTGATAAAATTTTAAGTTACATAGATATTGGCAAACAAGAAGGTGCTGAAGTACTCAGTGGCGGTCATGTTGAGCAACTTAGCGATGAGCTAAATGGTGGCTATTACATTCAACCTACTTTATTAAAAGGCACTAACGATATGCGCGTGTTCCAAGAAGAAATTTTTGGCCCCGTTATTTCAATGTCGACCTTTAAAGACGAAGCCGAAGCGCTCGAATTGGCTAACAGCTCAGAATTTGGTTTAGGCGCAGGTGTATGGAGCCGTAATATGAACCGCGCTTATCACTTTGGTCGCAAAATAGAAGCCGGTCGCGTATGGACCAACTGTTACCATATGTACCCAGCACACGCTGCGTTTGGCGGTTATAAAAAGTCTGGTATAGGCCGCGAAACGCACAAACTCGCGCTCGATCATTACCAACAAACTAAAAACTTATTAGTAAGTTACAGCGAAGATCCCCTTGGCTTCTTTTAATAAGGCGTTTTAGTTTAAACAAACAACCTATAAGTAATGAAAGCGCTGCATTGTTGTAGCGCTTTGTTTTTTTAAAAACTAATACTGATAGCATTTGATTAGTGGTTAATTATAATAATAAAGAAATGATTTATTAATGACGCGAAATAAAACCTCAGTGAATCATGCACAAAGAGGGTAATAAGGCGCTGGGTTGAAAAAGTAGATTAAAGGTTCTAGCTCAGGGCTGTTTGTACAAGCTCACAGCTCGTCACTCGAAGCCGGCTCATTTTCTCCTCTGTGTTTAAAAAGGCTTTAGTGAATTAATCACAAAAAGGATTATGGTGATGTTTGAAACGATTGCGATTTATTCAGGGTTAATAGCCACATTATGGATATTCATTGGTGTTTATGTAGCAAGTCGGTTTTATAAAGGTTACAGCCATTCTAAACAATTTTGTAGTGAATTAGGTGCAACAGGAAGCCCAACTGAAAAACTGTCACCGCTAATTAATAATTATCCTTTAGGTTTTCTATTTTGCTTTTTTGGCTGGTATTTGGCGCAATTGGCTAATGTTTCTATATTGGTTAATATCGCTGGTTGGTTAGTTATAGTGCATGGTATTGGTACCTGGGTTGCGGGTTATTTTCCTATGGATGCTGACCCATTTACTAAACATCCAACTTTTAGCTGCAAGGTACATTCTTGGGCTGGTTTTATTATGTTACTTTCGTTGGTTGTAGCACCAATATTAATAGCTATTAGTCCAACCACAGAAGTTATCTCTCTATACTTTCGTGTTTTTTCAATTGTTTCTGTTATCGCTACAGTTTATTATCTGTTTGCTATGGCTAAAGCAATAAAACTACAAAGTAAACCTGGTACCTATCAACGTATCTCTTATGGTATTCAATTAAGTTGGTTAAGTGTTTTTTCAATAGCATTAATTTAAAACAATCACTAGTGCCTATCATTTGTTTAAACGTTAGGCTTGTCAATCTAAGAAATACATCAGCATTGTGTTGATTTTAGCTCATTATTTGGGCTTATAAATTAAGGAAGACTCATGAATATAAACGATACCAAATTACGTTTTATTTTACTAAGAGGTCCTTTAGGCTGGGGAATTTCTACAGCTATTTTATTTCAATTAATCATGCACCTTACAGGTGAGCAAGATTTTTTTGATGGAATCATTTCATCTTTAATAATATTTCCTTTAGTAGGCATATTATTTGGATACTTTATGTGGCATTCAAAACATAAAAAGAACTAAATAACTGAGAGACCTACCTTAATTACTTGGTTTTTTTGAAAGTTTTTAGCTGTAATTACAAGGAGGTTTGAGTGAACATTTGTGAAACCCAAAGATTGCTTATTCGGCAGTTTTCAATTGATGATGTGCCGGCATTAAGTAAAATTCTTAGTGACGATGAAGTGATGAAATACTCAATTCGTGGTGTGTGCGATGAAGCCGCAACTGGTGAATTTATAAAGTGGTGTTTACAATGCTACGATTCATATGATTTGGGCCCATGGGCACTAATAGATAAAAACAGCGATTTATTGATTGGATTTTGTGGTATTTCCCCACAAAGTGTTGCGGGGAACGAAGAGCCTAATTTAGGGTATCGATTAGCGGTCGATTTTTGGAATAAAGGCTTAGCCTGCGAAGCGGCTAAAAGTGTTTTAAAGTATGTGTTTACTCAAACTACTCATCAATCCGTTGTTGTTATTATTGAACCTGAGCATATTGCGTCATTGAGAGTAGCAAAGAAAATTGGCTTTACAGATTATAGCAATCATGAATTTCACGGTCGTGCCGTACAGTTATATCGATTAACAAAGGCGCAGTGGAATGAATGGACTTCTTTAGATGTTGCTTATGTAGCTACCTAAAGCTCAAGATAGTTAACTTTGGTTTGTTAAAAGAAAATTTTTAATGGATATAGATTCTCACATAGTTCAGCTTGAAAAAAATAACCGAAAGTTATTTAGTGCCTCTCATCATTTGGGACTTACGATAGCGATGGCTGTTATTATTTTGTTGTTAATGTTTTATTTCAGCCCATTGATAGGGCTTGCTTGTTCAGGTTTTGCTGCTTTCTTTTTAAACTTTTTCTATTCACAGTATACCTTTAGAAAACTCAACGCCCGCATAACACTACTGCAAACCAAAATTGAACAAACCTCTAAGTAAGCTGTTGCTCTTAATTTAAAGCCAGTTCATTTTAAATGTTACTCATTGTTAGCTGCTTTTATTGTTGCTAAGTTATTGCT
The genomic region above belongs to Pseudoalteromonas undina and contains:
- a CDS encoding aldehyde dehydrogenase family protein — encoded protein: MIYANPGTADALITFKQQYGNYIGGEWVEPVNGQYFENISPVNGKVFCKIPRSDKDDINLALDKAHAVKTQWGTTSVTERSNILLKIADRIEQNLELLAVAETWDNGKAIRETLAADIPLAADHFRYFAGCLRAQDGSIGEIDETTVAYHFHEPLGVVGQIIPWNFPILMAAWKLAPALAAGNCVVLKPAEQTPASILVLMEIIGDLLPGGVLNVVNGFGKEAGEALATNTRIAKIAFTGSTPVGSHILKCAAENIIPSTVELGGKSPNIFFNDVMEKDDSYLDKAIEGAILAYFNQGEVCTCPSRLFIQEDIYEQFIERILKRTKQIKRGNPLDSETMVGAQASKAQFDKILSYIDIGKQEGAEVLSGGHVEQLSDELNGGYYIQPTLLKGTNDMRVFQEEIFGPVISMSTFKDEAEALELANSSEFGLGAGVWSRNMNRAYHFGRKIEAGRVWTNCYHMYPAHAAFGGYKKSGIGRETHKLALDHYQQTKNLLVSYSEDPLGFF
- a CDS encoding DUF998 domain-containing protein; this encodes MFETIAIYSGLIATLWIFIGVYVASRFYKGYSHSKQFCSELGATGSPTEKLSPLINNYPLGFLFCFFGWYLAQLANVSILVNIAGWLVIVHGIGTWVAGYFPMDADPFTKHPTFSCKVHSWAGFIMLLSLVVAPILIAISPTTEVISLYFRVFSIVSVIATVYYLFAMAKAIKLQSKPGTYQRISYGIQLSWLSVFSIALI
- a CDS encoding GNAT family N-acetyltransferase, which produces MNICETQRLLIRQFSIDDVPALSKILSDDEVMKYSIRGVCDEAATGEFIKWCLQCYDSYDLGPWALIDKNSDLLIGFCGISPQSVAGNEEPNLGYRLAVDFWNKGLACEAAKSVLKYVFTQTTHQSVVVIIEPEHIASLRVAKKIGFTDYSNHEFHGRAVQLYRLTKAQWNEWTSLDVAYVAT